A window of Candidatus Binatia bacterium genomic DNA:
AGGCGTCCTGCGAGGCGCGCAGCAGCGCTTCCGCGTACTCGTACTTCTTTCGCGCCGCCCGGTAGTTGAAGTACGCGCGCCAGACGGCGGCGGTGGTCTCGAGCTCGAGGCTCGCGAGCCGGGCGCGCGCCGCGTCGCGCTGCGCCTCGGCCTCGCGGATCGCGTTCAGACGGTCGAAGCCGGTGAACAGGTCCCACTCGACGTTGACCAGCCAGGCGTAGTTCGGCGACCGCGCGTCGTCGCGGGGCCCGCCGTTGACGCTGTAGCGCCAGATGTCCTCGCCGTAGAGGCCGGAGAAGCCGAGCGTCGGGAAGAGCTCGGCCCGAGCCTTCCCGATCGCCGCCTCCGAGGCGCGCAGCTCGGCGACGCGCGCCGCGAGGTCGGGACGCTGCTGCAGCGCGGTGTCGATCACGTCCTCGACCGTGACCCCGAGCCGCTTGGGCAGCGGCAGCTCCTCGAGGCTCACGATGTCGAGCGCCGCGTTCGCCGGCACGCCGATCGCGAGCGCGAGGTTCGCCTGCGCGTCGCTCACCATCACGGACGCGCTCTCGAGGTCGTAGACCGCCTTCGCCTCGACCTGCTTCGCGAGCAGCACGTCGGGTTGCGTCGCGAGGCCGAGCGCGAGGCGTTCCTCCGCCGCCTCGCGCACCGAGCGCGCGAGCTCGAGGTTGCGCTCCGCCGCCCGCTCCATCGCCTTCGCGGCGTCGAGCGCGAAGTACGCGCGCTGCGCGTTGAACACCACGTCCTGCATCTCGCGGTTGAAGGCGAGGTTCGCCGCGACCAGCTGCTGGCGCGCGATCTCGGCGCCGTGCTCGCGGCGGCCGAAGTCGATCAGGGTCCACGTCAGCTCGAGCTGCGGCGTGAACGAGTCCTGCTTGATCGTGATCGGCGCGGGATCGTTCTGGAACAGGAAGCGCTCGGTGCCGGCCGACGCTTCGACGCTGACCTCCGGATAGTAGTCGGAGAGCGAGCGGCCGTAGCGCGCGGCGGCGGCGCGCGCCTCCTGCCAGGCGCGGCGCGTGGACGGATTGTTGCGCAGCGCGAGGTCGACGATCGCGGGCAGGTCGTAGCGCTCGCCCGCGCGCGGCAGCGCCTCGTCCTCGCCGACGCGCCACGCATCGGGTGCGGCGCGCAGCTCGGCCGCGTCCTGCGGCGGCTTCCAGTCGCGGTCGGGCGCGTGCGAGGTGAGCGACAGCGGATCCCACGCGACGAGCGCGGGCGGCGCCGTGCAGCTGGTGAGCAGAACCGAAAAGAGCGACAGCA
This region includes:
- a CDS encoding TolC family protein codes for the protein MARFGQPVKESHGRRTPHAVLAGVLCVLSLFSVLLTSCTAPPALVAWDPLSLTSHAPDRDWKPPQDAAELRAAPDAWRVGEDEALPRAGERYDLPAIVDLALRNNPSTRRAWQEARAAAARYGRSLSDYYPEVSVEASAGTERFLFQNDPAPITIKQDSFTPQLELTWTLIDFGRREHGAEIARQQLVAANLAFNREMQDVVFNAQRAYFALDAAKAMERAAERNLELARSVREAAEERLALGLATQPDVLLAKQVEAKAVYDLESASVMVSDAQANLALAIGVPANAALDIVSLEELPLPKRLGVTVEDVIDTALQQRPDLAARVAELRASEAAIGKARAELFPTLGFSGLYGEDIWRYSVNGGPRDDARSPNYAWLVNVEWDLFTGFDRLNAIREAEAQRDAARARLASLELETTAAVWRAYFNYRAARKKYEYAEALLRASQDAYEANRESYGLGLNTIVELLTGERDLANARYLVIQGRAELLMRSAELAWAAGAMSVGALR